Part of the Mycolicibacterium mageritense genome is shown below.
CATCGCACCCCAGTGCAGGCATGCCGCCACCGGGCAGCCGGGGTGCCCGGCCACGAGCACACCCAGCGTCGTCCCGGCCGACACGACCTGTCCGGGCCGCACGACCGCGCGCACCGGTTCGTAGCTCGTGCGCAGCCCCCCGGGATGCGCGATCGAGACCACCTCACGCCCGGCGAGAACGCCGGCGAACACGACGGTGCCCGGTGCCGCGGCGTAGACGGGTTGCTCCGCGGTCGCCGCCAGGTCGACGCCACGGTGCCCGCGGTTCCAATTTGGCGAGGGCGCGTCGAACCCTCTGGTCACCGTGGGCCGGGGCGATACGGGCCAGCGCAGCC
Proteins encoded:
- a CDS encoding M23 family metallopeptidase, coding for MKLARALLITALLLVWSAPAHADSARLRWPVSPRPTVTRGFDAPSPNWNRGHRGVDLAATAEQPVYAAAPGTVVFAGVLAGREVVSIAHPGGLRTSYEPVRAVVRPGQVVSAGTTLGVLVAGHPGCPVAACLHWGAMWGPASRADYVNPLGLLAETQIRLKPLAG